From the genome of Pueribacillus theae, one region includes:
- a CDS encoding CoA transferase: MNHFVHEAPLTGIKVIELGQIAAGPFCGMLLAD, encoded by the coding sequence ATGAATCATTTTGTTCATGAAGCCCCATTAACTGGAATTAAAGTGATTGAGCTGGGCCAAATTGCAGCTGGCCCTTTTTGCGGAATGCTCCTTGCCGACC